The Dyella caseinilytica genome has a window encoding:
- a CDS encoding LysR family transcriptional regulator: MMNLAHWRLLVAIADTGNISRAAERVGITQSGASQAVTQLESALGIQIFSRSRREVTVTALGEQVVEHARAMLSHLTAIRNLADDSQGLNQGRIRLGSFPSLISTLLPPLLRNFQQRHPGIEIIALKATDIEIEDWLARDAIDVGVVLNPAAERHALIIGRDAWMALVPGSHPWGRRAMAQGVTLSELATQPFILATSGCTIDAQSLMENAGHALTDVRFTVRDPSTAHALVREGMGVALVLASTLPEDMRNLRALPVVPAIHREFGLVRSQAGQHSPAASALWGMIDSTIRATTIADAQSPETPYRHTSSP; encoded by the coding sequence ATGATGAATCTGGCACATTGGCGTTTGCTGGTGGCGATTGCCGATACCGGCAACATTTCGCGGGCCGCCGAACGCGTGGGCATCACGCAGTCGGGCGCAAGCCAGGCAGTTACGCAGCTGGAATCAGCGCTCGGAATTCAGATCTTCTCGCGCTCTCGCCGAGAGGTCACGGTGACGGCGCTTGGCGAGCAGGTGGTCGAACATGCGCGCGCCATGCTGTCGCATCTGACGGCCATTCGTAATTTGGCCGATGACAGCCAAGGCTTGAATCAAGGCCGCATCCGCCTGGGCAGCTTCCCTTCGCTGATCTCGACGCTGTTGCCGCCGCTGTTACGCAACTTTCAGCAACGCCATCCCGGCATCGAGATCATTGCGCTGAAAGCGACGGATATAGAAATCGAAGACTGGTTGGCACGCGATGCCATCGACGTGGGCGTGGTGCTCAACCCAGCGGCAGAGCGTCATGCACTTATCATTGGACGCGACGCGTGGATGGCCTTGGTCCCGGGTTCGCATCCATGGGGACGACGCGCTATGGCGCAAGGCGTCACGTTGTCCGAACTTGCCACGCAGCCGTTCATTCTGGCAACGAGTGGCTGCACGATAGACGCCCAAAGCCTGATGGAGAACGCTGGGCATGCGTTAACCGATGTCCGGTTCACGGTCAGGGATCCGTCCACCGCCCACGCCTTGGTTCGAGAAGGCATGGGCGTTGCCCTGGTGCTGGCGTCGACTCTGCCTGAAGACATGCGCAACTTGCGTGCACTGCCTGTGGTGCCCGCTATCCATCGGGAATTCGGATTGGTTCGCTCACAAGCGGGGCAGCATTCCCCTGCGGCTTCCGCGCTGTGGGGCATGATCGACTCGACGATCAGAGCAACGACGATCGCCGACGCTCAGTCACCCGAGACGCCCTACCGCCACACATCGTCACCCTAG
- a CDS encoding GGDEF domain-containing protein gives MMSAVSVALATTWLLGLLMLPLLGSLLRSGVPGVREWLAADVALMVAIPMLLLRDRIPDFLSIVIANLLIALAGVTLYAGFARFLHRPARWPLLLTCVVMTAPALVYWRYVADSIPMRVVVSTGFTATVCAAVAVTVARYQGSRRARYLHAATVGVAVIFAACQVARGIYFITLDRVANALTFDTTVNVVLLCVGAAIMPVMLMCGMMMVHDALLSDARDAVNRDFLTGALSREGFASAARSLWEEADRTRSPLACLIVDLDHFKSINDTFGHTGGDKVLCEFVGLMRSTIRAGDALGRIGGEEFAILMPGIALDHAQSLAERLRTAAAQHAVVTNNGTCNYSLSGGLASRLPGETLDQLTMRADRALYQAKVSGRNTLCVDTPQSPS, from the coding sequence ATGATGTCCGCGGTATCGGTAGCGCTTGCCACGACTTGGCTCTTAGGGCTGCTGATGCTGCCTTTGCTTGGCTCATTGCTTCGCTCTGGCGTGCCGGGTGTGCGGGAATGGCTGGCCGCCGATGTCGCACTTATGGTTGCGATACCGATGTTGCTATTACGCGACCGCATTCCCGACTTCCTTTCGATCGTGATCGCCAATCTGCTGATAGCGTTGGCCGGCGTGACGCTATACGCCGGCTTCGCACGTTTTCTGCATCGTCCTGCGCGCTGGCCCTTGCTGTTGACCTGCGTGGTGATGACGGCACCGGCGCTGGTGTACTGGCGATATGTCGCGGACAGCATTCCCATGCGCGTGGTGGTGTCGACCGGCTTCACTGCGACGGTATGTGCGGCCGTTGCCGTCACCGTAGCGCGCTATCAGGGCTCGCGCCGAGCGCGCTATCTCCATGCCGCCACAGTAGGTGTCGCGGTGATATTTGCGGCTTGCCAAGTAGCCAGAGGTATCTACTTCATCACATTGGATCGTGTGGCGAATGCGCTGACATTCGATACGACCGTGAACGTTGTGTTGCTATGCGTGGGCGCTGCCATCATGCCGGTGATGCTGATGTGCGGCATGATGATGGTCCATGATGCGCTTCTTTCCGACGCGCGCGATGCCGTGAACAGGGATTTTCTCACCGGAGCACTTTCACGCGAAGGGTTCGCATCGGCAGCGCGGTCGCTTTGGGAGGAGGCTGATCGGACACGTTCCCCGTTGGCATGCTTGATCGTCGACCTGGATCACTTCAAATCCATCAACGACACCTTCGGACATACCGGCGGTGACAAAGTGTTATGCGAGTTTGTCGGATTGATGCGCTCTACGATTCGCGCAGGCGATGCTCTGGGTCGCATCGGTGGCGAGGAGTTTGCGATCTTGATGCCGGGCATTGCGCTTGATCACGCGCAATCCTTGGCCGAGCGGCTGCGCACCGCCGCCGCGCAGCATGCCGTCGTCACCAACAACGGAACATGCAACTACAGCCTCAGCGGCGGCTTGGCGAGCAGGTTGCCCGGCGAGACATTGGATCAACTGACGATGCGAGCCGACCGGGCGCTGTATCAGGCAAAGGTCTCGGGGCGAAATACCTTGTGCGTGGATACTCCGCAGTCTCCCTCATAA
- a CDS encoding GNAT family N-acetyltransferase, giving the protein MNVTTLRKHTEHVPELAKIYFETWGYINPEETLAEITARLVEVYTSSTDVMPETLIAVESGSLLGAATLQEKTRLFPEMDRTPWLAGVYVKPEHRSRGIASLLIRGIESAASVAGYKTLYLCTHEHEAYYARMGYETIEAEDFRGGKTFIMAKSLK; this is encoded by the coding sequence ATGAATGTAACCACCTTGCGAAAACATACCGAACACGTGCCCGAGCTGGCGAAGATTTATTTCGAGACGTGGGGTTACATAAATCCAGAAGAAACGCTGGCTGAAATTACGGCACGCCTGGTCGAGGTTTATACGTCCTCAACGGACGTCATGCCCGAAACGCTCATTGCAGTCGAATCAGGCTCCCTGCTTGGTGCCGCGACGCTGCAGGAAAAGACCCGCCTTTTTCCGGAGATGGACCGGACACCATGGCTGGCCGGCGTTTACGTCAAGCCCGAGCATCGATCGCGTGGCATCGCCTCGCTGCTCATTCGAGGCATTGAAAGCGCCGCTTCGGTTGCAGGCTACAAAACACTCTACCTTTGCACGCATGAGCATGAGGCTTATTACGCAAGAATGGGCTACGAGACCATTGAGGCCGAAGATTTCCGTGGTGGTAAGACATTCATCATGGCCAAGTCTCTGAAGTAG
- a CDS encoding AIM24 family protein, translating into MKTRTVGTTLPVLEVGLEQGDRIISEPGRFSWMTRNIVLQTSARTAGAKGLFGVVGRALSGGGLFMNEYETSGAPGMVAFAAKVPGSIVEVQVNAGQTYFIHRHGFLCGTEGVELTIGFQRSLGAGIFGGDGFVLQKLAGNARAWVELGGEIVNYTLAPGETLQVHPGHIGMFEGSVNFDITMIPGLKNKLFGGDGLFIANLTGPGQVWLQTLTMPNLAHALEPYLARENGGSSVLGGGDSSAGIGGAIAGGVIGSVLGGLFGKDD; encoded by the coding sequence ATGAAGACTCGTACGGTAGGAACAACCTTGCCAGTCCTGGAAGTGGGCTTGGAACAAGGCGACAGAATTATTTCAGAACCGGGCCGGTTTTCCTGGATGACACGTAACATCGTGCTTCAGACGTCGGCACGGACGGCGGGTGCGAAAGGTCTCTTCGGTGTGGTCGGACGCGCCTTGTCGGGCGGCGGACTGTTCATGAACGAATACGAGACTTCCGGCGCGCCAGGCATGGTCGCATTCGCGGCAAAGGTGCCTGGGTCGATCGTTGAAGTGCAAGTTAACGCCGGCCAGACCTACTTCATCCATCGGCACGGTTTTCTGTGCGGTACGGAAGGTGTGGAGCTGACGATCGGTTTTCAGCGTTCGCTCGGTGCAGGCATCTTTGGTGGCGACGGTTTCGTGCTGCAAAAGCTGGCCGGCAACGCCCGCGCCTGGGTCGAACTTGGTGGCGAGATTGTCAATTACACCCTGGCTCCGGGCGAAACGCTCCAGGTGCATCCTGGGCACATCGGCATGTTCGAAGGCTCGGTGAATTTCGATATCACCATGATTCCCGGCCTGAAGAACAAACTCTTCGGCGGGGATGGCCTGTTCATTGCCAATCTCACCGGCCCGGGCCAGGTATGGCTGCAGACCCTCACCATGCCGAATCTGGCGCATGCTCTGGAGCCCTACCTTGCTCGTGAGAATGGAGGCTCGTCCGTCCTGGGTGGAGGCGATTCGAGCGCCGGCATTGGTGGCGCCATTGCTGGCGGCGTGATCGGTTCGGTGCTTGGCGGACTGTTCGGCAAAGACGACTGA
- the gstA gene encoding glutathione transferase GstA, protein MKLYYAPYACSLSPHIVLRELGLPFELVKVNNQTKETADGRDFLTINPKGYVAALELDDGQVLTEGPVIVQYLADLQPEKELAPPVGTWGRTRLQEWLNFLTSEIHAGAAPLFRSAVIPKEAIDYFRERLFKRFDYLEGVLAEQPYLLGNAFSVADAYLFTLLGWSTFLSFDLDRWSALPAHVKRVGERPSVQVALQAEAEA, encoded by the coding sequence ATGAAGCTCTACTACGCGCCCTACGCCTGCTCGCTCTCTCCCCATATCGTGCTGCGCGAATTGGGCCTGCCGTTCGAGCTGGTCAAGGTGAACAACCAGACCAAGGAGACCGCCGACGGCCGTGACTTCCTCACGATCAATCCCAAGGGTTATGTCGCTGCACTGGAACTGGACGATGGCCAAGTCCTGACCGAAGGCCCGGTCATCGTTCAATACCTGGCCGATCTGCAGCCGGAAAAAGAGCTTGCGCCGCCCGTCGGCACCTGGGGGAGGACGCGATTGCAGGAGTGGTTGAATTTCCTGACCAGCGAAATCCATGCGGGAGCGGCGCCGCTGTTCAGGAGTGCGGTCATACCAAAAGAAGCTATCGACTATTTCCGCGAACGGCTGTTCAAGCGTTTTGATTACCTGGAAGGTGTTCTCGCCGAACAGCCGTATCTGCTCGGAAATGCATTCAGTGTGGCGGACGCTTACCTGTTCACCTTGCTTGGATGGAGCACGTTTTTGTCGTTCGATCTGGACCGGTGGTCGGCGCTGCCGGCGCATGTGAAGCGTGTCGGGGAACGGCCTTCCGTGCAGGTGGCATTGCAGGCTGAAGCCGAGGCTTAA